One bacterium genomic region harbors:
- a CDS encoding TIGR00282 family metallophosphoesterase — translation MPTINILFIGDIVGKPGMDLVQTWLPGMIQKYKADLVIANGENASEGKGCTDKEGNQLLDLGVHVLTGGNHTWDKHQSQDYLRKEPRALRPLNYPKGTYGNGYYVADTKKGKVAVLNLQGRTFMASIDCPFRSADWILPKIESETKVIIVDFHAEATAEKIAMSHYLDGRVSALLGTHTHIQTADERIMPKGTGFITDVGMSGPYESVVGMKVQAAVNRFLYQTPQKYEAATNDVHLCGVFLKVDSDSGKTIHIERILFPDFVKAIEK, via the coding sequence ATGCCCACAATCAATATTCTTTTCATTGGTGACATTGTTGGAAAGCCCGGAATGGATCTCGTTCAAACCTGGCTTCCCGGAATGATCCAGAAATACAAAGCTGACCTTGTAATTGCTAACGGAGAAAATGCCTCAGAAGGTAAAGGCTGTACAGATAAAGAAGGAAACCAGCTTTTAGATCTTGGAGTTCACGTTCTTACAGGTGGAAATCATACTTGGGATAAACATCAATCTCAGGATTATTTAAGGAAAGAACCAAGAGCATTACGTCCGTTAAATTATCCCAAAGGAACTTACGGAAATGGTTATTATGTCGCTGATACCAAAAAAGGAAAAGTAGCAGTTCTGAATCTTCAGGGAAGAACTTTTATGGCTTCAATTGATTGTCCATTTCGTTCTGCTGATTGGATTTTACCGAAAATTGAAAGTGAAACAAAAGTTATAATCGTTGACTTCCACGCTGAAGCAACTGCAGAGAAGATTGCAATGTCACACTATCTTGATGGACGTGTAAGTGCTTTGCTTGGCACTCACACACACATTCAGACTGCAGATGAACGAATTATGCCAAAAGGAACTGGTTTTATTACGGATGTAGGAATGTCTGGTCCATACGAGTCTGTGGTTGGAATGAAAGTTCAGGCTGCAGTAAACAGGTTTTTGTATCAGACTCCACAAAAGTATGAGGCTGCAACGAATGATGTTCATCTTTGCGGAGTGTTTTTAAAAGTAGATTCTGATTCAGGAAAAACAATTCATATAGAAAGAATATTATTCCCGGATTTTGTTAAGGCAATTGAAAAATGA
- the folD gene encoding bifunctional methylenetetrahydrofolate dehydrogenase/methenyltetrahydrofolate cyclohydrolase FolD, giving the protein MTIIDGKKIAQEIRAELKTEIDKLKSTGKDVPGLVAILVGDNPASESYVRGKAKACEEIGMRAVTERHPSDMKEAALLELIELYNQNILFNGILVQLPLPKHIDEDKVIEAISPKKDVDGFHPISVGNLVIGKPAFRSCTPAGIQELLIRYKIETKGKHVVVLGRSNIVGKPIENILLQKKEFANSIVTICHSAAPDVSYYTKQADILIAAMGSPEFVKGNMVKDGVVVIDVGINRVEDKSATKGYKLVGDVDFKEVSKKTSYITPVPGGVGPMTIAMLLKNTYEGFIKYGE; this is encoded by the coding sequence ATGACAATCATCGATGGTAAAAAAATAGCTCAGGAAATAAGAGCTGAATTAAAAACTGAAATTGATAAGTTAAAATCAACAGGAAAGGATGTTCCCGGATTGGTTGCAATACTAGTAGGTGATAATCCTGCTTCAGAAAGTTATGTGAGAGGCAAAGCAAAAGCTTGTGAAGAAATCGGAATGAGAGCTGTTACGGAAAGACATCCGTCAGATATGAAAGAAGCAGCTTTACTTGAATTGATTGAATTGTACAATCAAAATATTTTATTTAATGGAATTCTCGTTCAGCTTCCGCTTCCAAAACATATCGATGAAGATAAAGTCATTGAAGCAATTTCACCCAAAAAAGATGTTGACGGATTTCATCCGATAAGCGTTGGAAATTTAGTGATAGGAAAACCAGCATTCAGATCCTGTACACCAGCAGGAATTCAGGAATTGCTGATCAGATATAAAATTGAAACTAAAGGCAAACACGTAGTTGTACTCGGAAGAAGTAATATTGTCGGAAAACCAATTGAAAATATCTTACTTCAGAAAAAAGAATTCGCTAATTCGATTGTTACCATTTGCCATTCTGCAGCACCTGATGTTTCATATTATACAAAACAAGCTGATATTTTAATTGCTGCAATGGGATCTCCCGAATTTGTAAAAGGAAATATGGTTAAAGATGGAGTTGTTGTAATCGATGTAGGAATAAATCGTGTTGAGGACAAATCAGCGACTAAAGGATATAAACTTGTCGGTGATGTGGATTTTAAGGAAGTATCAAAAAAAACTTCATATATCACACCGGTTCCCGGCGGAGTTGGGCCAATGACGATTGCAATGTTATTAAAAAATACTTATGAAGGCTTCATAAAGTATGGAGAATAA
- the deoC gene encoding deoxyribose-phosphate aldolase — MNHKISDEDVSQEFLEKVLKDYYCYGDSCKGWETNVITQPQTVKNIVDVGASRIAAGKGVGNSIKDKNIASKIDHTLLKPDATPKEITELCEEAKKYHFASVCINPGYVSLCSSLLSGTDVRVCTVVGFPLGSNTTEVKKFETVQAIANGATEIDMVINVGRLKAGDNDYVENDVMQVVQSAKKNGALVKVIIEAALLTDEEKVKACLICKKAGADFVKTSTGFSKGGATVGDVALMKYVVGSSIGVKAAGGIRSKEDAEAMIASGADRIGASASVKIVSGEKSESNY, encoded by the coding sequence ATGAATCATAAAATTTCAGATGAAGATGTATCTCAGGAATTTCTTGAGAAAGTATTAAAAGATTATTACTGCTACGGCGATTCCTGCAAAGGCTGGGAAACAAATGTTATAACCCAACCACAAACAGTAAAAAATATTGTTGATGTTGGTGCATCACGAATTGCTGCAGGAAAGGGAGTTGGCAATTCTATAAAAGATAAGAACATTGCTTCTAAAATTGATCATACATTACTTAAGCCGGATGCTACTCCAAAAGAAATAACTGAGCTCTGCGAAGAAGCAAAAAAATATCACTTTGCCTCTGTATGTATAAATCCGGGATATGTTTCTTTATGCTCCTCATTACTAAGTGGAACTGATGTAAGAGTTTGCACAGTAGTTGGATTTCCGCTTGGGTCGAATACAACTGAAGTAAAGAAATTTGAAACTGTACAGGCAATCGCAAATGGGGCGACAGAAATCGATATGGTTATCAATGTCGGTAGATTAAAAGCCGGTGATAACGATTATGTTGAAAACGATGTAATGCAGGTCGTGCAATCCGCAAAAAAGAATGGTGCTCTTGTAAAAGTAATTATAGAGGCCGCTTTATTGACTGATGAGGAAAAAGTAAAAGCATGTCTGATCTGTAAAAAAGCAGGCGCTGATTTTGTGAAAACCTCGACAGGATTTAGTAAAGGTGGAGCTACAGTTGGTGACGTAGCGTTGATGAAATATGTTGTTGGAAGTTCCATTGGTGTTAAAGCAGCAGGTGGAATCCGATCGAAAGAGGATGCTGAAGCAATGATCGCATCAGGAGCTGATAGAATTGGTGCAAGTGCGAGTGTTAAAATTGTTTCGGGCGAAAAAAGTGAATCAAATTATTAA
- a CDS encoding RNA methyltransferase, translating into MSDSYFRTEKRIEKIKWVVLKRQPSLHVVFENIHDPHNVSAIFRTCDAAGIPKVSLLYNIEKFPKIGKKSSASAYKWIEREKFKTVEECYQKLREENFIVYASSLNSDSKSLYELDFTKKTAVVFGNEHRGLSKEAEELSDERFFIPMYGMVQSLNVSVSAAICIYEALRQRTLNGLYDKSEMSSKELKAMIEEWSKK; encoded by the coding sequence GTGTCTGATTCATATTTCAGAACTGAAAAACGAATTGAAAAAATTAAGTGGGTAGTTTTAAAAAGACAACCTTCTCTGCACGTTGTATTCGAAAACATCCACGATCCTCATAATGTTAGTGCAATCTTCAGAACCTGTGATGCAGCAGGCATCCCGAAAGTTTCTCTCCTTTATAACATAGAAAAATTTCCAAAGATAGGAAAGAAATCTTCAGCATCTGCATACAAGTGGATTGAAAGGGAAAAGTTTAAAACTGTTGAAGAATGTTATCAGAAGCTTCGGGAAGAAAATTTTATTGTCTATGCTTCGTCATTGAATTCTGATTCAAAGTCACTTTACGAACTCGATTTTACTAAAAAGACTGCTGTCGTTTTCGGAAACGAGCACCGTGGACTTTCAAAGGAAGCAGAAGAACTGTCCGATGAAAGATTTTTTATCCCAATGTATGGAATGGTCCAAAGCTTAAATGTATCTGTCTCCGCTGCGATTTGCATTTATGAAGCACTCAGACAACGAACTCTTAACGGACTTTATGATAAAAGCGAGATGAGTTCGAAAGAATTAAAAGCAATGATAGAAGAATGGTCAAAAAAGTAA
- the aroA gene encoding 3-phosphoshikimate 1-carboxyvinyltransferase, with translation MIQSVEKINKVSGSLSFRGDKSISHRALLISSLADGQSVIRNLSNSDDVRSTINCLRELGIHIEVDNNVAIVFGRGFKGYQKPAKPMDAGNSGTTARLLTGILAAQNFESIIIGDESLSSRPMKRVIEPLTQMNAKIENHDGKLPLRIFSTDNLNSLKYEMPVASAQVKSAILLAGLHLDDTTTVIESTQTRNHTENLLNLEVSKKNQKIVSKVSKNNYPEPKEYFIPGDISSAMFFIVLTLLSNNSEMTIKNLSLNPTRTECLNILKRMGAKIEIEEKGTSNKEIFGDIIVQSSHLKNIEISSELIPSIIDEIPILTIAGLFAEGNFVLRGASELRIKESDRIKAICCNLLKLGLIVEEFFDGFNVSGKLQKPSEPFEGFGDHRIAMAFAILSSLLESGGEVNGFEYVSVSNPKFLSQLSSITS, from the coding sequence ATGATTCAATCAGTTGAGAAAATTAACAAAGTAAGTGGAAGCTTGAGTTTTCGCGGCGATAAATCAATATCACACAGAGCTTTACTTATTTCCTCGCTTGCTGATGGACAATCTGTTATCAGAAATCTTTCCAACAGTGATGATGTTAGATCAACAATCAATTGTCTCCGGGAACTCGGAATTCATATTGAAGTAGATAATAATGTAGCAATTGTTTTTGGAAGAGGATTTAAGGGATATCAAAAACCTGCTAAACCAATGGATGCGGGAAATTCGGGAACTACTGCGAGATTATTAACTGGCATTCTTGCTGCTCAAAACTTTGAATCAATAATCATTGGCGATGAATCACTTTCATCAAGACCGATGAAGCGAGTGATTGAACCATTGACACAAATGAACGCTAAGATAGAGAATCATGATGGAAAGCTTCCTTTAAGAATATTTTCAACAGATAACTTAAATTCATTAAAATATGAAATGCCTGTTGCTAGTGCGCAAGTGAAAAGTGCAATTCTACTAGCTGGATTACATTTAGATGATACAACCACTGTGATTGAATCGACTCAGACAAGAAATCACACTGAGAATTTATTAAATCTCGAAGTTTCAAAAAAGAATCAGAAGATTGTTTCAAAAGTGTCTAAGAATAATTATCCGGAACCTAAAGAGTATTTTATTCCAGGTGACATATCATCGGCAATGTTTTTTATCGTTTTGACTTTGCTCTCGAATAATTCTGAAATGACCATAAAGAATCTTTCATTGAATCCAACCCGGACTGAATGTTTAAATATTTTGAAGAGAATGGGTGCTAAAATTGAAATAGAAGAAAAAGGTACTTCAAACAAAGAGATCTTTGGCGATATTATTGTGCAGTCAAGCCATCTAAAGAATATCGAAATCTCAAGTGAATTAATTCCATCGATCATTGATGAAATTCCGATTCTAACTATTGCAGGACTTTTTGCTGAAGGGAATTTTGTTTTAAGGGGTGCATCTGAATTAAGAATTAAAGAATCAGACAGAATAAAAGCTATTTGTTGTAACTTATTAAAACTCGGGTTGATCGTTGAAGAATTTTTTGATGGTTTTAATGTTAGTGGTAAGCTTCAGAAACCATCAGAACCTTTTGAAGGTTTTGGTGATCACAGAATTGCAATGGCGTTTGCAATTCTTTCGTCATTACTCGAGAGTGGGGGAGAAGTAAATGGATTTGAATATGTCTCGGTCTCAAACCCGAAATTTCTTTCGCAACTCAGTTCGATAACAAGTTAA
- a CDS encoding SPASM domain-containing protein, with protein sequence MENNSFRIKNEIKNHCFALWRTSVITWDGRVVPCCFDKDAENEIGIVNGKSFSEVWNSDKYYEFRTKILSDRKSEPMCTNCTEGLKVNIFEIEQ encoded by the coding sequence GTGGAAAACAATTCCTTCAGAATTAAAAACGAAATTAAAAATCACTGCTTCGCTTTGTGGAGAACATCAGTGATTACCTGGGATGGCAGAGTAGTTCCTTGCTGTTTTGACAAAGATGCCGAAAATGAAATAGGAATTGTAAATGGGAAGTCATTCTCTGAGGTTTGGAATTCTGATAAATATTACGAATTCAGAACTAAAATTCTTTCGGACCGGAAATCGGAACCAATGTGCACAAACTGTACCGAAGGATTAAAAGTTAATATATTTGAAATAGAGCAATAA
- a CDS encoding glycosyltransferase: MASLKSIESQLYPIEKFEVIYVNDSSEDNSLELLKKY, translated from the coding sequence TTGGCAAGTCTTAAGTCTATAGAATCTCAGTTGTATCCAATTGAAAAGTTTGAAGTTATTTATGTAAATGATTCGTCGGAAGATAATTCTCTCGAATTACTAAAAAAATATTAA